Proteins encoded within one genomic window of Kibdelosporangium phytohabitans:
- a CDS encoding isochorismatase family protein, which yields MTGIPEIEPYPMPAAGDLPPNTARWTAEPDRAVLLVHDMQRFFVRPFPDDMRDGLISNIAELRERCVALGIPVAYTAQPGGMTDEQRGLLKDFWGPGMRVAPADRQVVDELAPGPDDWVSTKWRYSAFFRSDLLERMREHGRDQLIVCGVYAHVGVLVTAVEAFTNDIQTFLVADAVADFSARYHRLAVDYAAERCAVVTTTKEVLS from the coding sequence ATGACAGGAATTCCGGAAATCGAGCCGTACCCGATGCCCGCGGCGGGCGACCTGCCGCCGAACACCGCCCGCTGGACGGCCGAGCCCGACCGCGCGGTGCTGCTGGTGCACGACATGCAGCGCTTCTTCGTCCGGCCGTTCCCCGATGACATGCGGGACGGGCTGATCTCGAACATCGCGGAACTGCGGGAACGATGCGTGGCGCTGGGCATCCCGGTGGCGTACACCGCGCAGCCCGGCGGCATGACCGACGAGCAACGCGGTCTGCTCAAGGACTTCTGGGGGCCGGGTATGCGGGTGGCGCCGGCCGACCGCCAGGTGGTCGACGAGCTCGCGCCCGGCCCGGACGACTGGGTGTCGACCAAGTGGCGCTACAGCGCGTTCTTCCGGTCGGACCTGCTGGAGCGGATGCGTGAGCACGGCCGCGACCAGCTCATCGTCTGCGGTGTGTACGCGCACGTCGGCGTGCTGGTGACCGCGGTCGAGGCGTTCACCAACGACATCCAGACCTTCCTCGTGGCCGACGCCGTCGCGGACTTCTCCGCGCGGTACCACCGGCTCGCCGTCGACTACGCCGCGGAGCGGTGCGCGGTCGTGACCACCACGAAGGAGGTGCTGTCGTGA
- a CDS encoding SRPBCC family protein, with product MGETNTKSAPLFHVRTEVRVSATPEEVYAVVSDMARASEWSVECLGGRWVSGEPATVGAVFRGDNRRGPDVVSWAPVVRGDWTTDSEVVAAEPGRVFGWAIRSKAGQAQDSVWTFEMAPAAGGCVLTHHFRMGEATEGIRGITADMSDDEKRRFFSEWGAKLEQDIAATLVRVKEVVETN from the coding sequence ATGGGTGAAACGAACACCAAGAGCGCGCCGCTGTTCCACGTACGGACCGAGGTGCGGGTTTCCGCGACGCCCGAAGAGGTCTACGCGGTGGTCAGCGACATGGCGCGTGCCTCGGAGTGGAGCGTCGAGTGTCTCGGCGGTAGGTGGGTGTCCGGCGAACCGGCGACGGTGGGCGCGGTCTTCCGCGGCGACAACCGTCGCGGGCCCGATGTCGTGTCCTGGGCCCCCGTCGTGCGGGGCGACTGGACAACCGACTCGGAAGTCGTTGCGGCTGAGCCGGGCCGCGTGTTCGGGTGGGCCATCCGCAGCAAGGCCGGGCAGGCCCAGGACAGCGTGTGGACCTTCGAGATGGCGCCCGCGGCGGGCGGTTGCGTGCTGACGCACCACTTCCGCATGGGGGAGGCCACCGAGGGGATCCGGGGCATCACCGCGGACATGAGCGACGACGAGAAACGGCGTTTCTTCAGCGAATGGGGCGCGAAGCTCGAACAGGACATCGCCGCCACCCTCGTGCGCGTCAAGGAAGTCGTCGAGACGAACTGA
- a CDS encoding 2,3-dihydro-2,3-dihydroxybenzoate dehydrogenase — protein sequence MQNKVAIVTGAAGGIGAAVVHALRTRGVVVAAVDRNEVTLRETAAGAGVEAFPADVTSAESVESTVEAVEHALGPVDYLVNAAGVLRMGEARKLTDADWHDTFAVNTTGVFHMSRAVVNRMTQRQRGAIVTVASNAASTPRMSMSAYAASKAAATMFTKCLGLEVARDGIRCNLVAPGSTDTPMLSSMWHDETGPRTTVEGSLGAYRLGIPLGKIARPADIADAVVFLLSDQAAHITMHAMTVDGGATLGG from the coding sequence ATGCAGAACAAGGTCGCCATCGTCACCGGCGCGGCCGGTGGCATCGGTGCCGCGGTGGTCCACGCGCTGCGCACGCGGGGAGTCGTGGTGGCAGCGGTGGACCGCAACGAGGTCACGCTGCGGGAAACCGCGGCCGGTGCGGGCGTCGAGGCGTTTCCGGCCGACGTCACCAGCGCCGAGTCCGTGGAGTCCACTGTGGAAGCCGTCGAGCACGCGCTCGGGCCGGTGGACTACCTGGTCAACGCCGCGGGCGTGCTGCGCATGGGCGAGGCGAGGAAACTCACCGACGCCGACTGGCACGACACCTTCGCGGTCAACACGACCGGCGTCTTCCACATGTCCCGCGCAGTGGTCAACCGCATGACGCAGCGCCAGCGCGGGGCGATCGTGACCGTGGCGTCCAACGCTGCGAGCACCCCACGGATGAGCATGTCCGCGTACGCGGCGTCCAAGGCCGCCGCGACGATGTTCACCAAGTGCCTCGGGCTCGAGGTCGCCAGGGACGGGATCCGCTGCAACCTGGTGGCGCCCGGTTCGACCGACACACCGATGCTCAGTTCGATGTGGCACGACGAGACCGGCCCGAGGACCACGGTCGAGGGCAGTCTCGGCGCCTACCGGCTCGGCATCCCGCTCGGCAAGATCGCCAGGCCCGCCGACATCGCCGACGCGGTGGTCTTCCTCCTGTCCGACCAGGCAGCGCACATCACGATGCACGCCATGACGGTCGACGGTGGCGCGACACTCGGCGGCTGA
- a CDS encoding IS5 family transposase (programmed frameshift): MGEEAVLTDELWTRLQPLIPARARRFRHPGRKRADDRAALEGILYVVRTGIGWNRLPTALFDASGATCWRRLTEWHDAGVWQRLHELVLAELRAAGLLDLSAALVDSTHLRALKRGDHTGPSPVDRRKPGSKHHLITDTHGTPLAVTLTGGHRNDVTQLIPLIEAIPPIRGVVGKPRRRPVRLYADRGYDHDKYRRLVRDRGIIPVIARRGAEHGSGLGKVRWPVERTFAWLKGFRRLRIRTERRADVHEAILSLACSVICLRKIILN, from the exons ATGGGTGAGGAGGCGGTCCTGACCGACGAGCTGTGGACGCGCCTGCAGCCGTTGATTCCAGCGCGTGCACGGCGGTTTCGCCATCCCGGCCGCAAGCGCGCCGACGACCGGGCCGCACTGGAGGGCATTCTGTACGTGGTGCGAACCGGAATCGGCTGGAACCGGCTGCCCACAGCCTTGTTCGATGCCTCGGGTGCTACCTGTTGGCGGCGGTTGACCGAATGGCACGACGCCGGGGTCTGGCAGCGACTTCACGAGTTGGTGCTCGCCGAGCTTCGCGCTGCGGGCCTGCTGGACCTCTCGGCCGCCTTGGTGGACTCCACGCACTTGCGGGCGCTCA AAAGGGGGGACCACACCGGGCCGAGTCCGGTCGATCGACGCAAGCCTGGCTCGAAGCACCACCTGATCACTGACACACACGGCACTCCGCTCGCGGTCACGCTCACCGGCGGGCACCGCAACGACGTCACCCAGTTGATCCCACTGATCGAGGCGATTCCGCCTATTCGAGGCGTGGTCGGCAAACCACGACGACGACCAGTGCGGCTCTATGCCGATCGCGGCTACGACCACGACAAGTACCGCCGCTTGGTGCGTGACCGGGGCATCATCCCGGTCATTGCCCGTCGAGGCGCCGAGCACGGCTCCGGCCTGGGAAAGGTCCGCTGGCCGGTAGAGCGAACATTTGCCTGGCTCAAAGGCTTCCGGCGATTGCGCATCCGCACCGAACGCCGAGCCGATGTCCACGAAGCCATCCTCAGCCTTGCCTGCTCCGTCATCTGCCTACGAAAAATCATTCTGAACTGA
- a CDS encoding LLM class flavin-dependent oxidoreductase — translation MVDLQFGFSLTPSIDFAAHDDLVGAAEEGGLDLVGVQDHPYVPTFVDTFSLIATMLARTTRLRFFPDVLTLPLRPPAMLAKASTSLDLLSGGRFELGIGAGGVWDAITGMGVERLGARQALDALEEAIQILRALWMPDRSVRVRGKYYTLDGTSSGPVPAHPISIWVGAQGPRSLRLTGRMADGWAAPIPSYLHYEKWAEANSVIDEAARAAGRRPEDVLRMSQLVGTITETEGDAEARTGAAPVRGTPDQWARLIARLATEQPFRSFVFWPERQNVKQIELFAREVVPAARALAGQVR, via the coding sequence ATGGTAGATCTGCAGTTCGGATTCTCACTGACCCCCTCCATCGATTTCGCGGCACACGACGACCTGGTGGGTGCGGCCGAGGAAGGCGGACTCGACCTCGTCGGTGTCCAGGACCACCCGTATGTACCAACCTTTGTGGACACTTTCAGTCTGATCGCCACCATGCTGGCCCGGACGACCCGGCTGCGTTTCTTCCCCGACGTGCTCACCTTGCCGCTGCGCCCGCCCGCGATGCTCGCCAAGGCTTCGACGAGCCTGGACCTGTTGTCCGGCGGCCGATTCGAACTCGGTATCGGCGCTGGTGGCGTGTGGGACGCCATCACCGGTATGGGTGTCGAGCGGCTCGGCGCCAGGCAAGCGCTCGACGCGTTGGAAGAAGCCATCCAGATCCTGCGCGCCCTGTGGATGCCCGACAGATCAGTTCGGGTGCGGGGCAAGTACTACACGCTCGACGGCACGTCATCCGGGCCCGTGCCGGCGCACCCGATCAGTATCTGGGTCGGTGCGCAGGGACCGCGTTCGTTGCGCCTGACCGGCAGGATGGCCGACGGTTGGGCCGCGCCGATCCCGTCGTACCTGCACTACGAGAAGTGGGCGGAGGCGAACAGCGTCATCGACGAGGCGGCGCGTGCCGCCGGCCGGCGACCCGAGGACGTGCTGCGCATGTCCCAGCTCGTCGGCACGATCACCGAAACCGAAGGCGACGCGGAGGCGCGCACCGGCGCGGCTCCGGTGCGCGGTACTCCCGACCAGTGGGCGCGGCTGATCGCGCGCCTGGCCACCGAACAGCCCTTCCGGAGCTTCGTCTTCTGGCCGGAGCGGCAGAACGTCAAGCAGATCGAACTGTTCGCCCGCGAGGTCGTGCCCGCCGCCCGCGCACTGGCCGGCCAGGTGCGATGA
- a CDS encoding carboxylesterase family protein, translating to MQRRTFLGGTAAALSAAALPDVAMARSGEPEKVVVCTSAGRVAGARAGRLAVFRGVPFAQPPVGALRFASPRPPVHWDGVRDATKFAPPSFQAVLPGSSEDGLYANIWTPDTRGSRPVLVYIHGGGWKLGAGSLPTYDGAKLSERGDVVVVNFNYRLGPFGWGEHDDLTDDRTGSRGNWGLQDQVALLKWVKENAPVFGGDPSNITLVGTSAGGASTWQLSLLPELNGILRRIVPISACHVWNPANTLTPADSRVVYEAMARQFGTTVRGLRDVAAAKLQQAWDTIFGGDPTTRLVASGREYRGPIRDGRWLPGYDYESQTPAIPVLSIHTSTEGSFYTDSDSPQPDPRPVPTTDAELKVRVREFLAKGAAQVTDAQVNDCVAAYRAAAAADGLPGTPLSIWTEVWGDGLFRYQIVRLAERHVRRRHAPLYLMEFAHPVRPPFAGTPHEATSKFLFGTHGLPENRAKFGDGPLERTVSDTFVDFVASFAHTGVPRAAAAPAWPAFTTDRHNTMILGGDAVARVAETPKLRQLRYWDDAGWVPRT from the coding sequence ATGCAGCGACGCACGTTTCTCGGCGGCACCGCCGCCGCGCTTTCGGCTGCGGCCCTGCCTGACGTGGCAATGGCGCGTTCCGGTGAACCGGAAAAAGTAGTGGTGTGCACCAGTGCGGGCCGGGTCGCCGGTGCGCGTGCCGGACGGCTGGCCGTGTTCCGCGGAGTGCCCTTCGCCCAGCCGCCGGTTGGTGCTTTGCGTTTCGCCTCGCCTCGGCCTCCCGTGCACTGGGACGGCGTGCGCGACGCCACGAAGTTCGCACCGCCCTCGTTCCAAGCAGTTCTGCCCGGCAGCAGTGAAGACGGTCTGTACGCCAACATCTGGACGCCTGACACGCGCGGCTCCCGCCCAGTCCTGGTGTACATCCACGGCGGCGGCTGGAAATTGGGCGCGGGCAGCCTGCCGACCTACGACGGTGCCAAGCTTTCCGAGCGCGGGGACGTGGTCGTGGTCAACTTCAACTACCGCCTCGGACCGTTCGGCTGGGGTGAGCACGACGACCTGACCGACGACCGGACCGGCTCACGCGGCAACTGGGGGCTGCAGGACCAGGTCGCACTTCTGAAGTGGGTCAAGGAAAACGCCCCCGTGTTCGGCGGTGACCCGTCGAACATCACGCTGGTGGGCACCTCCGCGGGAGGCGCGAGCACCTGGCAGCTCAGCCTGCTGCCCGAGCTGAACGGGATACTGCGGCGGATCGTGCCGATCAGCGCGTGCCACGTGTGGAATCCCGCGAACACGTTGACCCCGGCGGACTCCCGCGTTGTCTACGAAGCCATGGCGCGCCAGTTCGGCACGACCGTGCGCGGTCTGCGGGACGTTGCGGCGGCCAAGCTGCAGCAGGCATGGGACACGATCTTCGGCGGTGATCCGACCACACGCCTGGTGGCCAGCGGCCGTGAGTACCGCGGCCCGATCCGGGACGGCCGGTGGCTGCCCGGATACGACTACGAGTCGCAGACCCCGGCCATTCCGGTGCTGAGCATCCACACCAGCACGGAAGGGTCCTTCTACACCGATTCCGACTCCCCGCAACCGGATCCGAGGCCGGTGCCGACCACCGACGCCGAGCTGAAGGTGCGCGTGCGCGAGTTCCTGGCCAAGGGCGCCGCGCAGGTCACCGACGCGCAGGTCAACGACTGCGTCGCGGCCTACCGTGCCGCCGCCGCGGCCGATGGCCTTCCCGGTACCCCGTTGTCGATCTGGACCGAGGTGTGGGGCGACGGTCTGTTCCGATACCAGATCGTTCGCCTCGCCGAACGTCACGTGCGGCGGCGGCACGCCCCGCTGTACCTGATGGAGTTCGCGCACCCGGTACGCCCGCCGTTCGCGGGCACCCCGCACGAGGCCACTTCGAAGTTCCTGTTCGGGACCCACGGGCTGCCCGAGAACCGGGCGAAGTTCGGCGACGGCCCGCTCGAGCGAACGGTGTCGGACACGTTCGTCGACTTCGTCGCCAGTTTCGCCCACACCGGCGTTCCGCGCGCTGCCGCGGCGCCCGCCTGGCCGGCCTTCACGACCGACCGGCACAACACGATGATCCTCGGCGGTGACGCGGTGGCCCGCGTCGCCGAAACCCCGAAGCTGCGCCAACTCCGGTACTGGGACGACGCGGGCTGGGTTCCCCGGACCTGA
- a CDS encoding 3-deoxy-7-phosphoheptulonate synthase — MQQPSWEDHAAVRRVRDRLTAFPALVNADDVRTFRSLLARVAAGEANVVQAGDCAEDLAECTPSYVARKAGLVDMLAGAMTMATHRPVVRVGRMAGQFAKPRSSPTERVGGVELPVYRGHMVNSPEPDPDLRRPDPERMLLGYEAARDVLTHLGWSSDVVRSGLGTPVWTSHEALLLDYEIPMLRPDEQGRVVLTSTHWPWIGDRTRQVDGAHVALLAEVANPVACKVGPSMTRDELLALCEKLDPAREPGRLTLIARMGAQSVANLLPPLVAAVRAAGHPVIWLTDPMHGNTVLSPQGLKTRFLHTITSEVRQFQHAVRSSGGVAGGLHLETTPDDVTECVRNAAQMDRAGDKYTSLCDPRLNPHQALTVVMAWLG, encoded by the coding sequence CTGCAACAACCGTCGTGGGAGGACCACGCGGCGGTCCGGCGCGTACGAGACCGGCTCACGGCCTTCCCCGCACTGGTGAACGCCGACGACGTGCGCACATTCCGTTCCCTGCTGGCCAGAGTCGCCGCGGGGGAGGCCAACGTGGTGCAGGCCGGTGACTGCGCCGAGGACCTCGCCGAGTGCACCCCGAGCTACGTGGCGCGCAAGGCGGGCCTCGTCGACATGCTGGCCGGCGCGATGACGATGGCCACGCACCGGCCCGTGGTGCGTGTCGGCCGGATGGCGGGCCAGTTCGCCAAGCCCCGGTCCAGTCCCACCGAACGGGTCGGCGGCGTGGAGCTGCCGGTCTACCGCGGCCACATGGTCAACAGCCCGGAGCCCGACCCGGACCTGCGCCGTCCCGATCCGGAGCGGATGCTCCTGGGGTACGAGGCGGCCAGGGACGTCCTCACCCACCTGGGCTGGTCCTCGGACGTGGTGCGGTCGGGACTCGGCACACCGGTGTGGACCAGTCACGAGGCACTGCTGCTCGACTACGAGATCCCGATGCTGCGTCCCGACGAGCAGGGCAGGGTGGTGCTCACCTCCACGCACTGGCCGTGGATCGGTGACCGGACCAGGCAGGTGGACGGCGCCCACGTCGCGTTGCTCGCGGAGGTCGCCAACCCGGTGGCCTGCAAGGTCGGTCCCAGCATGACACGTGACGAACTGCTGGCCTTGTGCGAGAAACTGGACCCGGCACGCGAGCCCGGTCGGCTGACCCTCATCGCACGGATGGGGGCGCAGAGCGTCGCCAACCTGCTGCCACCGCTCGTCGCGGCCGTCCGCGCGGCGGGACACCCCGTCATCTGGCTCACCGACCCCATGCACGGCAACACAGTTCTGAGCCCGCAGGGGCTCAAGACCCGTTTCCTGCACACGATCACGAGCGAGGTGCGCCAGTTCCAGCACGCGGTCCGGTCATCCGGCGGCGTCGCGGGCGGGCTGCACCTGGAGACCACGCCCGACGACGTCACCGAGTGCGTCCGGAACGCGGCCCAGATGGATCGCGCGGGCGACAAGTACACCAGCCTGTGCGATCCGCGGCTCAACCCGCACCAGGCGTTGACCGTGGTCATGGCCTGGTTGGGCTGA
- a CDS encoding anthranilate synthase family protein — MTTPTLDLLDRVLAPDPPAFALLHRPEATGGSVLEVIVGDVSAVDSTTDVVVPWRSSAAGHDVLLIVPYRQITERGYACADDGEPLITLTVADQDTLALGHALRRLPNEPVTLAGGGFDVDDDAYADIVRRIIDNEIGAGEGANFVIKRSYVAEITGYTPHSALSIFRRLVTGESGAYWTFIVHTGTRTFVGATPERHVSLRDGKAVMNPISGTYRYPPSGPVLPEVLDFLADRKESDELYMVVDEELKMMARICDRDGGRVVGPYLKEMARLAHTEYFIEGRSDRDPREILHETMFAPTVTGSPLESACRVIARYEPTGRGYYSGVIALIGHDDRGAVTMDSSILIRSADIDGTGRMRIGVGATLVRHSDPVSEVAETRAKAAGLLAAIQTDGPTRFAEHPSVRAALAERNATIARFWQAEDGPRTPPVASLAGRKVLIVDAEDTFTSMLDHQLRSTGLSVTVRRFDEPHDFDGYDLVVMGPGPGDPRDTGHAKIIGLRKDIGTLLARRLPFLAVCLSHQVLSLRLGFDVRRRDVPNQGLQKRIELFGRRELVGFYNTFAARSAEDKVECAGIGVVEVSRDVESGEVHALRGPFFASLQFHAESVLTQDGVRILGDRVSEVLNL, encoded by the coding sequence GTGACCACGCCGACGCTCGACCTGCTCGACCGGGTCCTGGCGCCGGACCCGCCCGCCTTCGCGCTGCTGCACCGCCCGGAGGCGACCGGCGGCTCGGTGCTGGAGGTCATCGTCGGCGACGTGTCCGCTGTGGACAGCACGACGGACGTGGTGGTGCCGTGGCGCTCGTCCGCCGCGGGACACGACGTGCTGCTGATCGTGCCGTACCGGCAGATCACCGAACGCGGTTACGCGTGTGCCGACGACGGGGAGCCGCTGATCACGCTCACCGTGGCCGACCAGGACACGCTCGCGCTCGGCCATGCGCTGAGGCGCCTGCCGAACGAGCCCGTCACGCTGGCAGGTGGCGGTTTCGACGTCGACGACGACGCCTATGCCGACATCGTGCGCCGGATCATCGACAACGAGATCGGTGCGGGCGAGGGTGCCAACTTCGTCATCAAACGCTCCTATGTCGCCGAGATCACCGGGTACACGCCGCACAGCGCCTTGTCGATCTTCCGGCGGCTGGTGACGGGGGAGTCGGGCGCGTACTGGACGTTCATCGTGCACACCGGAACCCGTACGTTCGTCGGCGCCACCCCGGAACGGCACGTCAGCCTCCGCGACGGCAAGGCCGTGATGAACCCCATCAGCGGCACGTACCGTTACCCGCCGTCCGGGCCGGTCCTGCCGGAGGTCTTGGACTTCCTCGCCGACCGCAAGGAGTCCGACGAGCTGTACATGGTCGTGGACGAGGAACTGAAGATGATGGCCCGGATCTGCGACCGGGATGGCGGCCGCGTGGTCGGCCCGTACCTCAAGGAGATGGCCCGCCTCGCGCACACCGAGTACTTCATCGAGGGGCGCAGCGACCGCGATCCGCGCGAGATCCTGCACGAGACCATGTTCGCGCCGACGGTCACCGGCAGTCCGTTGGAAAGCGCCTGCCGGGTCATCGCCCGGTACGAGCCGACGGGACGGGGTTACTACAGCGGAGTGATCGCGCTCATCGGTCACGACGATCGCGGTGCCGTCACCATGGACTCGTCGATCCTCATCCGCAGTGCGGACATCGACGGCACCGGCCGCATGCGGATCGGGGTCGGTGCCACCCTGGTCCGGCACTCCGACCCGGTTTCCGAGGTGGCCGAGACCCGGGCGAAGGCGGCCGGGTTGCTCGCGGCCATCCAGACCGACGGACCCACCCGCTTCGCCGAGCACCCGAGCGTCCGGGCCGCGCTGGCGGAGCGCAACGCGACCATCGCACGGTTCTGGCAAGCCGAGGACGGGCCACGGACACCACCGGTGGCGAGCCTGGCGGGCCGAAAGGTGCTGATCGTCGACGCGGAGGACACGTTCACCTCGATGCTCGACCACCAGCTGCGGTCCACGGGACTGTCGGTCACCGTGCGGCGGTTCGACGAACCACACGACTTCGACGGCTACGACCTGGTCGTGATGGGACCGGGGCCGGGCGACCCGAGGGACACCGGCCACGCGAAGATCATCGGCCTGCGCAAGGACATCGGCACGCTGCTCGCGCGGCGCCTGCCGTTCCTCGCGGTCTGCCTCAGCCACCAGGTGCTCAGCCTGCGACTCGGGTTCGACGTGCGTCGCAGGGACGTGCCCAACCAGGGCCTGCAGAAGCGGATCGAGCTGTTCGGCAGGCGCGAACTCGTCGGGTTCTACAACACCTTCGCCGCCCGCAGCGCGGAGGACAAGGTCGAGTGCGCCGGGATCGGCGTGGTGGAGGTGAGCCGGGACGTCGAGTCCGGTGAGGTGCACGCGCTGCGTGGCCCGTTCTTCGCCTCTTTGCAGTTCCACGCCGAATCGGTGCTCACCCAGGACGGTGTCCGCATCCTGGGCGATCGCGTCTCGGAAGTGCTGAACCTGTGA
- a CDS encoding NADPH:quinone reductase, whose translation MHAAYIKHIGPAEDIRFGDVPTPRPGRTDVLVTTIATTVNWVDTFVRSGVFPTPIEFPFVIGRDMVGTVTEVGPHVRGFAPGDTVWCNSLGHGGRQGAAAEHVVVPADRLYHLPPGVNPIDAVAVAHPAATAYLALFTYGQIRAGETVVVAGAAGNVGSALVTLAVNAGARVVATASARDAGYCKALGAADVIDYRDPRRWQHIDEVCPQGIDCYVDSAGENDLAGAVELLALRGRIVVLAGVRAQPVVPVGQLYVKNGSIVGFVISHATVDALAEAARTINKLLSNGRLRPRATVTLPLSAAAEAHRMVEQGELRGKRVILDARVSG comes from the coding sequence GTGCATGCCGCGTACATCAAGCACATCGGTCCGGCCGAGGACATTCGTTTCGGCGATGTCCCCACCCCCAGGCCCGGCCGGACCGATGTGCTTGTCACCACAATCGCCACCACAGTCAACTGGGTGGACACCTTCGTGCGTTCCGGGGTGTTCCCGACCCCGATCGAGTTCCCGTTCGTGATCGGTCGCGACATGGTCGGCACCGTCACCGAGGTGGGCCCGCACGTCCGTGGTTTCGCCCCTGGGGACACGGTGTGGTGCAACAGTCTCGGTCACGGTGGACGCCAAGGCGCGGCGGCCGAACACGTTGTGGTGCCGGCTGACCGGCTCTACCACCTTCCACCGGGAGTGAACCCGATCGACGCGGTCGCCGTGGCGCATCCGGCTGCCACGGCCTATCTCGCCTTGTTCACCTACGGCCAGATCCGTGCCGGGGAAACCGTCGTCGTCGCCGGTGCCGCGGGCAATGTCGGGAGCGCGCTCGTCACCCTCGCGGTGAACGCGGGCGCCCGCGTGGTCGCGACCGCGAGCGCCCGCGACGCCGGCTACTGCAAGGCGCTGGGCGCGGCGGACGTGATCGACTACCGTGATCCTCGACGCTGGCAACACATCGACGAGGTGTGTCCACAGGGGATCGATTGCTACGTCGACTCGGCGGGTGAGAACGACCTGGCGGGCGCCGTCGAACTCCTCGCACTGCGCGGGCGGATCGTGGTGCTCGCCGGTGTCCGTGCGCAGCCCGTGGTTCCCGTCGGGCAGCTGTACGTGAAGAACGGCTCCATCGTCGGGTTCGTCATCTCCCACGCCACCGTCGACGCGCTCGCCGAGGCGGCCAGGACCATCAACAAGCTCCTGTCGAACGGCCGGCTGCGCCCCCGGGCCACTGTCACGCTGCCGTTGAGCGCCGCGGCCGAAGCACACCGGATGGTGGAACAGGGCGAACTGCGCGGCAAACGGGTCATCCTGGACGCACGGGTGAGCGGCTGA